Within the Deltaproteobacteria bacterium genome, the region TAAAAACAAAGAATGCAAAGGTGGGTAAAATTTGGGGCAGAGAACCTGCCCCAAAATCATAGATTAAGAAGCGCTGATTTGCTGAACAACACCAAAGCCAAGTGCCTTGGCAACGGCGTCATGTGTAATGGCACCGTTGTGTACGTTAAGTCCGCGTGCGAGATGCTCGTCATCCTTCATAGCCTGCTCAGCACCTTTGTCGGCAAGTGCCTTCACAAAGGGGAGCGTGGCATTGTTCAACGCGAATGCAGAGGTTCGGGCAACAGCACCAGGCATGTTGGTTACACAGTAGTGGACTACGCCATCAACCTCATAAGTAGGCTCAGCATGCGTTGTTGGACGACTTGTCTCAAAGCAACCACCCTGATCGATGGAGATATCAACCATCACGGAACCGGGTCGCATTTTCTTCACCATTTCTTTGCTTACTAGCTTCGGCGCTGCAGCACCGGCAACGAGTACCGCACCAACAACGAGATCTGCTTCAAGAACATGGCGCTCAAGTGACTCAGCTGTGGAGTAGATAGCTTTAAGCTTATTACCGAAAGCAAACTGAAGTTCACGAAGACGCTTCACGCTGCGGTCTAAAACAACAACATCTGCTTTGAGGCCAACAGCCATTTCAGCAGCATTGGTACCTGATACGCCGCCGCCGATAATGACAACTTTCGCAGGCTCAACTCCGGGAACGCCGCCAAGAAGAACACCGGCGCCACCAGCTGCTTTTTGCAGGCAGTTTGCACCAACTTGAATAGACATACGGCCCGCTACTTCACTCATCGGCGTAAGCAATGGAAGGGATCCGTCATCTGCAGTCACAGTTTCATAAGCAATCGATGTAGCGCCTGACTGCATCAAAGCTTCTGCTTGAGCACGGTCCGCCGCAAGATGGAGGTAGGTAAAAAGAACTTGGCCCTTTTTGAGCATCGCGCATTCGTTAAGCTGCGGCTCTTTAACCTTCACAATCATCTCAGCTGCCTCAAATACTTCTTCAGCCGTCTCGACGAGGCTTGCGCCTGCAGCGGTATAATCATCATCACTGCAGCCAATGCCTTCGCCGGCGCGGCGCTGAACAACAACCTCATGACCACGTCCAACCAGCTCGCGAACGCTCGCTGGTGTGAGGCCTACGCGATATTCGTGAATCTTAATTTCCTTTGGAACACCAATCTTCATAGCTCTCTCCTTTTACGCC harbors:
- the ald gene encoding alanine dehydrogenase, whose amino-acid sequence is MKIGVPKEIKIHEYRVGLTPASVRELVGRGHEVVVQRRAGEGIGCSDDDYTAAGASLVETAEEVFEAAEMIVKVKEPQLNECAMLKKGQVLFTYLHLAADRAQAEALMQSGATSIAYETVTADDGSLPLLTPMSEVAGRMSIQVGANCLQKAAGGAGVLLGGVPGVEPAKVVIIGGGVSGTNAAEMAVGLKADVVVLDRSVKRLRELQFAFGNKLKAIYSTAESLERHVLEADLVVGAVLVAGAAAPKLVSKEMVKKMRPGSVMVDISIDQGGCFETSRPTTHAEPTYEVDGVVHYCVTNMPGAVARTSAFALNNATLPFVKALADKGAEQAMKDDEHLARGLNVHNGAITHDAVAKALGFGVVQQISAS